One region of Halohasta litchfieldiae genomic DNA includes:
- a CDS encoding glycoside hydrolase family 15 protein → MSQYDHPTNRDPSNKTFEPIEHYGVVGNLETCALVSRRGSVDWFPIPHLESSSAFSRLLDGGGGCFAIQPVDPFESTHRYRERTNVLETTFQTEGGTLRLTDFMAPMTDGESEISERTLFRKLDCLEGNVDLRIVFEPRFDFARTEPTLSATTEGVHATGDETPLCCWTTFAAQPFEIDTAASHATATATLTAGQQEWVGVSYGEAVAPTTETCEQALVETVDYWREWSHSCGNQAECVFGGPWHDLAVRSGLVLKLLTHDETGAIAAAPTTSLPEEIGGVRNWDYRFNWIRDAAFTVQALSNLGHTAEAREYLSWFLDLCRTTTPADLQPLYSLHGESGLAEQTLGHLSGYRDSQPVRIGNEAADQRQLDIYGELLLAVFEATRSGITLAETDWQAICEIVDYVTEIWQEPDSGIWEVRSEPLNFVFSKLMCWVALDRAVDLAEQQGFSAPLDRWRRHREEIRTEILDEGLDPTGSYFVRSFEEDDVLDAATLMIPFVGFLPFDDPRVRATIEAVDDRLTSETGLVYRYDGPDGLPGGEGTFLLCSFWLVDALALTGRVEAAETRLEELIGYVNPVGLLAEEVAESTGQQLGNFPQAFSHIGLINSALHVSRAKGMAVPGTELIGIELGTGATVEAVRDHNHSDT, encoded by the coding sequence ATGTCACAGTACGATCACCCAACCAATCGCGATCCATCAAATAAGACGTTCGAACCGATCGAACACTACGGAGTTGTCGGTAACCTCGAAACCTGCGCCCTCGTGAGCCGCCGGGGATCGGTCGACTGGTTTCCGATCCCACATCTCGAATCATCGAGCGCCTTCAGCAGACTGCTCGACGGCGGTGGCGGCTGTTTTGCCATCCAGCCGGTCGACCCCTTCGAGTCGACCCACCGCTATCGCGAGCGAACGAACGTCCTCGAAACAACGTTTCAAACCGAGGGCGGGACGCTCCGGCTCACGGATTTCATGGCACCGATGACTGACGGCGAGTCGGAGATCTCCGAGCGAACGCTCTTCCGAAAACTCGACTGTCTGGAGGGGAATGTCGACCTCCGTATCGTCTTTGAGCCACGATTCGATTTCGCCCGCACGGAGCCCACGCTCTCGGCCACGACCGAGGGAGTTCACGCAACCGGTGATGAAACACCGCTGTGCTGTTGGACCACGTTCGCCGCCCAGCCGTTCGAGATCGACACTGCGGCCAGCCACGCGACGGCCACAGCCACGCTCACAGCGGGCCAGCAGGAGTGGGTCGGTGTGAGCTACGGCGAGGCTGTGGCTCCCACAACGGAGACCTGCGAGCAGGCGCTCGTCGAGACAGTCGACTACTGGCGCGAGTGGAGCCACTCCTGTGGGAACCAAGCCGAGTGTGTCTTCGGCGGGCCGTGGCACGACCTGGCCGTCCGGTCGGGGCTGGTGCTCAAACTGCTGACCCACGACGAAACTGGCGCGATTGCCGCCGCGCCGACGACCTCACTGCCCGAGGAGATCGGCGGCGTTCGCAACTGGGATTACCGATTCAACTGGATTCGAGATGCCGCCTTCACGGTCCAGGCACTCTCGAATCTCGGCCATACCGCCGAGGCCCGCGAGTATCTCTCGTGGTTTCTCGATCTGTGTCGGACCACCACTCCGGCGGATCTTCAACCCCTGTATAGCCTCCACGGCGAGTCAGGACTTGCCGAACAGACCTTGGGCCATCTCTCGGGCTACCGGGACTCCCAGCCGGTCCGGATCGGCAACGAGGCCGCCGACCAGCGCCAACTCGACATCTACGGCGAGCTCCTGTTGGCCGTCTTCGAAGCAACACGCTCGGGAATCACACTGGCCGAGACCGACTGGCAGGCGATCTGTGAGATCGTCGACTACGTTACCGAAATCTGGCAGGAACCGGATTCGGGGATCTGGGAGGTCCGAAGCGAGCCCCTCAACTTCGTTTTCTCGAAGCTGATGTGTTGGGTCGCGCTCGACCGGGCGGTCGACCTCGCCGAACAGCAGGGATTTTCGGCCCCGCTCGACCGCTGGCGTCGACACCGCGAGGAGATCCGTACCGAGATCCTCGACGAGGGGCTCGATCCGACGGGCTCGTATTTCGTCCGCTCCTTCGAGGAAGACGACGTGCTCGATGCGGCAACCCTTATGATACCTTTCGTCGGCTTTCTTCCGTTCGACGACCCACGGGTCCGGGCGACAATCGAGGCGGTCGACGACCGCCTGACCTCCGAGACCGGGCTCGTCTACCGCTACGACGGCCCCGATGGGCTGCCGGGCGGCGAGGGGACGTTTCTGCTCTGTTCGTTTTGGCTGGTCGACGCACTCGCGCTAACCGGGCGAGTCGAAGCGGCCGAAACCCGCCTCGAAGAACTCATTGGCTACGTCAATCCGGTCGGCCTTTTGGCCGAGGAGGTCGCCGAGTCGACGGGCCAACAGCTCGGCAACTTCCCGCAGGCGTTCAGCCACATTGGCTTGATCAACTCGGCCCTCCACGTGAGCCGCGCCAAGGGGATGGCCGTCCCCGGTACGGAACTCATCGGCATCGAACTCGGGACGGGCGCGACCGTCGAAGCGGTTCGTGATCACAATCATTCAGACACCTAA
- a CDS encoding haloacid dehalogenase type II has translation MSFDSDRVSTVTFDSYSTLVDVEAAEAALAARVADPEPVSKLWRSRSLAYTFVANQLDAYQPFYEINRDALQYALDAHGVDITTDERDEILAVYHELDVFDDVREGIKRLQEGGYDCYVVSNGNPEMLDSMVDHADIGDLIEDTISANEIRTFKPNADLYRHAAGRTDTPIEEIAHVTAGWFDVMGATHAGMQGVWVDRKGSPWETFGTDPDLTIETFYELAETLGV, from the coding sequence ATGTCATTCGACTCCGACCGCGTTTCGACAGTGACCTTTGATTCCTACAGCACGCTGGTCGACGTTGAGGCCGCCGAAGCGGCCCTTGCCGCCCGCGTGGCCGACCCGGAGCCAGTCTCGAAGCTCTGGCGGTCTCGCTCGCTGGCCTACACGTTCGTCGCAAATCAGCTCGACGCCTACCAGCCGTTTTACGAGATCAACCGCGACGCCCTCCAGTACGCGCTGGATGCCCACGGCGTCGACATCACGACCGACGAGCGCGACGAGATATTGGCCGTCTACCATGAACTGGACGTCTTCGACGACGTACGAGAAGGGATCAAACGCCTCCAGGAGGGTGGATACGACTGCTATGTCGTCTCGAATGGCAATCCAGAAATGCTCGATTCGATGGTCGACCACGCCGACATCGGCGATCTCATCGAAGACACGATCAGCGCTAACGAAATTCGGACGTTCAAACCGAACGCCGACCTCTATCGCCACGCCGCCGGACGAACCGACACGCCAATCGAAGAGATTGCCCACGTCACGGCGGGCTGGTTCGACGTGATGGGTGCGACCCACGCCGGGATGCAGGGCGTGTGGGTCGACCGAAAGGGATCGCCGTGGGAGACATTCGGCACCGATCCAGACCTCACAATCGAGACGTTCTACGAGCTGGCCGAGACGTTAGGTGTCTGA
- a CDS encoding redoxin domain-containing protein, with amino-acid sequence MTAIPNFELPNVGAGPDPFDLAAAATDASTDAIVLLFQRDHHCPKCRQQVQDIAARYDEFEALDTLVVSILPESVENAAEWQAAYDLPYPLLADESKAVGDEFDQPTRFGALGGLHDMIGRMPFAMVLDVRDGEPTAIFTHKGSMPADRPSIDDLLESVRSQVSETPAASVDD; translated from the coding sequence ATGACCGCGATTCCCAACTTCGAGTTGCCGAACGTCGGCGCAGGTCCCGATCCATTCGATCTGGCAGCCGCTGCAACCGACGCGTCGACCGACGCCATCGTCCTGCTGTTCCAGCGGGACCACCACTGCCCGAAATGTCGACAGCAGGTTCAGGATATCGCCGCACGCTACGACGAGTTCGAAGCCCTCGACACGCTTGTCGTCTCGATCCTTCCGGAGTCCGTCGAGAATGCCGCCGAATGGCAAGCAGCCTACGATCTCCCCTACCCACTGCTGGCCGACGAATCGAAAGCCGTCGGCGACGAGTTCGACCAGCCGACGCGGTTCGGCGCGCTGGGTGGCCTCCACGACATGATCGGCCGGATGCCGTTTGCGATGGTCCTCGATGTCCGGGACGGCGAGCCGACGGCGATCTTCACTCATAAGGGGTCGATGCCTGCGGATCGGCCGTCGATTGACGACCTCTTAGAGAGCGTGCGGTCGCAGGTTTCCGAGACGCCAGCGGCTTCGGTCGACGACTAA
- a CDS encoding DUF63 family protein — translation MASLPVAVFGADFCLFWPLLSTLSAVVLTVGLWAAMRLRLSDVTEQTGWVGGLVIFGQVLDAITTLVGIDRLGFTEEVFLSRLIIESTARLPLTDLLGTTWLFVLVKCGLAVGIVTLLARTDDASRAERWLLFGITFGAGFGPALNNLSLQVAI, via the coding sequence GTGGCGAGTCTACCTGTCGCCGTGTTCGGGGCCGATTTTTGCTTGTTTTGGCCACTGCTGTCGACCCTCTCGGCGGTGGTCCTCACCGTGGGTCTCTGGGCAGCCATGCGGCTCCGACTCTCCGATGTCACCGAGCAGACGGGGTGGGTTGGCGGGCTCGTGATCTTCGGGCAGGTGCTCGATGCGATCACGACACTGGTCGGGATCGACCGGCTCGGCTTCACCGAGGAGGTGTTTCTCTCGCGGCTCATCATCGAGTCGACGGCCCGACTCCCACTGACCGACCTGCTGGGCACGACGTGGCTGTTCGTCCTCGTCAAATGCGGCTTGGCAGTCGGAATCGTGACGCTGCTCGCCCGGACCGACGACGCCAGCCGCGCCGAACGGTGGCTGCTGTTCGGAATCACGTTCGGTGCCGGGTTCGGTCCGGCACTGAACAATCTCAGCCTTCAAGTGGCGATATAA
- a CDS encoding DsrE family protein, which yields MAKAAIFILTGNESHADYGRLANGLEAAKEFVETDGDEVTVVFDGGGTQWIPELIDAESDYHELYLAIRDEAVVCDYCASAFGVEEAVDEAGLTLVNEYEGHPSIREFVADGYEVITF from the coding sequence GTGGCAAAAGCAGCAATCTTCATCCTAACGGGTAACGAATCGCACGCCGATTACGGTCGACTGGCAAACGGGCTCGAAGCCGCCAAGGAGTTCGTCGAAACCGACGGCGACGAGGTCACGGTCGTCTTCGATGGCGGCGGCACGCAATGGATTCCGGAGCTTATCGACGCCGAGAGCGACTACCACGAGCTGTATCTGGCGATCCGTGACGAGGCCGTTGTCTGCGACTACTGCGCCAGCGCCTTCGGCGTCGAGGAGGCCGTCGACGAGGCCGGGCTGACCCTCGTCAACGAGTACGAAGGCCACCCCAGTATCCGAGAGTTCGTCGCCGACGGCTACGAAGTCATCACGTTCTAA
- a CDS encoding NADH:flavin oxidoreductase: MTDDLLFDEFELNNHILDNRIGLAPMTRTSATDDGHATDRMARYYASFARGGFSFLITEGVHPDATHSQGYPNQPGLATDEQAAAWERVVDAVHEEGSPIFAQLMHAGAQAQGNRYGYDSIAPSVYRPPGEMSELYGGSGEFPEADTLDTDGLAEVKEGFVASAKRAVDAGFDGIEVHAANGYLLHEFVDPLVNDRDDEYGGSPANRARFPAEVTAAIDEATPDAFVVGVRTSQAAVTDEERVWPDGEETAAVLFEALSEAGADYVHVTGGDATAPEVPDTDRTLAELAIEYVDDDVAVIANGSLGDPENAREALADGSDLITLGTGALANHDWPNRVRAGEPLDDLDPSIVFQPDASLSDAEIPSDD; this comes from the coding sequence ATGACTGATGACCTACTCTTCGACGAATTTGAACTAAATAATCATATTCTTGACAACCGTATCGGGCTCGCGCCGATGACGCGTACAAGTGCAACCGACGACGGCCATGCAACCGACCGGATGGCCCGCTACTATGCTTCCTTCGCCCGCGGTGGTTTCTCGTTCCTCATTACTGAGGGCGTCCACCCGGACGCAACTCACAGCCAAGGCTACCCCAACCAACCCGGCCTCGCTACCGACGAGCAGGCGGCGGCTTGGGAGCGCGTGGTCGACGCCGTCCACGAGGAGGGGAGCCCCATCTTCGCACAACTCATGCACGCCGGCGCACAAGCACAGGGCAATCGCTATGGCTATGATTCGATCGCCCCCTCAGTCTACCGCCCGCCGGGCGAGATGTCCGAGCTCTACGGCGGCTCCGGTGAGTTCCCGGAAGCTGACACGCTCGATACTGACGGCCTCGCAGAGGTGAAAGAGGGATTCGTTGCGTCCGCCAAACGCGCGGTTGATGCTGGCTTCGATGGTATCGAGGTCCACGCGGCCAACGGCTATCTCCTCCATGAGTTCGTCGACCCGCTGGTCAACGACCGTGACGACGAGTATGGTGGCTCTCCGGCGAACCGCGCGCGATTCCCCGCCGAGGTGACAGCCGCAATCGACGAGGCGACGCCCGATGCGTTCGTCGTCGGCGTGCGTACCTCTCAGGCGGCAGTTACCGACGAGGAACGGGTTTGGCCTGACGGCGAGGAAACTGCCGCTGTGCTGTTCGAGGCGCTCTCGGAGGCCGGTGCCGACTACGTCCACGTCACTGGCGGCGACGCGACCGCCCCGGAGGTGCCGGATACCGACCGAACGCTCGCCGAACTGGCGATCGAGTATGTCGACGACGATGTCGCCGTGATCGCCAACGGAAGCCTTGGGGACCCGGAGAACGCACGGGAGGCGCTGGCAGACGGCTCCGACCTGATCACACTTGGAACCGGGGCGCTCGCCAATCACGACTGGCCCAATCGGGTTCGGGCAGGCGAACCGCTCGATGATCTGGACCCGAGTATTGTCTTCCAGCCCGACGCCTCGCTTAGCGATGCCGAGATCCCCAGCGACGATTGA
- a CDS encoding AEC family transporter gives MSLLSVLTSAILPVVSVAGIGMILGYTRDIEVDPLSTITIYVLTPALVFHSLVTTPIKGSTVARLFTGVVIFTVVVVVLAVGTGHLIGEKEPILGAFVLSTSFANAGNYGIPLSAFAFGAVGRSTAVLYIAVQSILMYTLGVYIASRGQTGSIRSAVGAVFRLPLVYAVVAAGIIRVFEIAPPTDTALMQTIKLTGDAAIPVMLLLLGIQLAGSTGKGTVQRVLPATTLKLLVAPIIAIGVALALGLTGTVGRVFILECAMPAAITPLILTIEFGDKSVGLSAADYVSTTILVSTLASTVTLTGLILLLQSGTVL, from the coding sequence GTGTCACTGCTTTCAGTGTTAACTTCGGCCATTCTCCCTGTCGTTTCGGTTGCGGGTATTGGTATGATTCTCGGCTATACTCGTGATATCGAAGTCGACCCTCTTTCAACGATTACCATCTACGTGCTGACTCCAGCGCTGGTTTTCCATAGCCTAGTAACAACACCAATCAAGGGATCGACTGTTGCCCGATTGTTCACTGGTGTCGTGATCTTCACTGTCGTTGTTGTTGTGCTCGCAGTAGGAACCGGTCATTTGATCGGCGAGAAAGAGCCAATTCTTGGTGCGTTCGTGCTATCGACCAGCTTCGCCAATGCGGGCAACTACGGGATTCCACTCTCGGCGTTTGCCTTTGGTGCGGTCGGTCGAAGCACGGCTGTCCTCTATATCGCTGTCCAGTCGATTTTGATGTACACACTCGGAGTCTACATCGCCTCTCGTGGGCAGACCGGGTCAATACGAAGTGCTGTCGGCGCAGTGTTTCGTCTCCCGCTTGTGTATGCCGTCGTCGCCGCCGGAATCATCCGTGTATTTGAGATCGCACCACCGACCGATACCGCGCTCATGCAGACAATCAAACTCACCGGTGACGCGGCGATTCCTGTGATGTTGTTGTTGCTCGGTATTCAGCTTGCAGGCTCAACCGGGAAGGGGACTGTACAGCGAGTACTTCCGGCGACGACGCTAAAATTGCTAGTCGCCCCGATTATTGCTATCGGAGTTGCGTTAGCGCTCGGTCTCACTGGGACTGTCGGTCGTGTGTTTATCCTAGAGTGTGCAATGCCCGCAGCTATCACACCACTGATACTCACAATTGAGTTCGGTGACAAAAGTGTGGGTCTGTCAGCTGCCGACTACGTCAGCACGACGATTCTTGTTAGTACACTAGCTAGTACAGTAACGTTGACTGGGCTGATCTTGCTGCTCCAGTCCGGTACCGTACTGTAG
- a CDS encoding DUF3830 family protein has protein sequence MLSSTFLPEAAPESVEAVRELAPLHTELMHVRWSGHATWINIDEIDLPEIPRENHTVYPSYGDLLLYPGYRNEQEILVPCGPTCFKSPAGELAGNHFATLETPRDALAAIEERTLQEGVLDVTLRVVD, from the coding sequence GTGTTATCATCGACGTTCCTGCCCGAGGCCGCTCCGGAATCGGTCGAGGCTGTGCGGGAACTGGCTCCCCTACATACCGAACTGATGCATGTTCGGTGGAGTGGTCACGCAACATGGATCAACATCGACGAGATCGATCTTCCGGAGATCCCACGTGAGAACCATACGGTCTATCCGTCCTATGGGGACCTGCTGTTGTACCCGGGGTACCGGAACGAACAGGAAATTCTCGTCCCGTGTGGACCGACCTGTTTCAAAAGCCCGGCCGGTGAACTCGCTGGCAATCATTTTGCAACACTCGAAACACCACGTGACGCGCTCGCTGCAATCGAAGAGCGAACACTGCAGGAGGGTGTGCTTGATGTGACGCTCCGAGTGGTCGACTAA
- a CDS encoding Zn-dependent hydrolase, translating into MTESRFPVDGDRLQQDIERNAQFGTIATENGRGRTVLPGTTPNQQARESLVERLIFADLTVDTDAVGNITGTWLPEGCDPEAPPVAVGSHLDSVPNGGIFDGPLGVYAALEAVRALQDADVSTTRPIQVVCFTGEEGTRFADGVLGSSVAAGLLDIATALELSDGTETLREALEDIGFHGEGRLDATDWHAWLELHVEQSQRLEQLDVSAGVVTTINGTTRLHGTIEGTPEHTGSTSMADRTDALAAASEFVLAVEQAAQAAAETDPTAVATVGELSVDPGAVNVVPGQVEFSVDIRAVNQSVIDRLVDRAESKLEALEADRGVETTLDCSYDVSPADMAPSCRAALHDAGDALGIETVDVHSGAGHDTMQIATATDAGLLFAPSRGGHSHNPLEWTDWWDCAAATEVLTEALYSLATNGADT; encoded by the coding sequence ATGACCGAATCTCGGTTTCCGGTTGATGGTGACCGACTCCAGCAAGATATCGAGCGCAACGCACAGTTCGGCACTATCGCGACCGAAAACGGGCGCGGCCGAACGGTGCTGCCGGGGACCACGCCGAACCAGCAGGCCCGTGAAAGCCTCGTCGAGCGATTGATCTTTGCGGATCTGACCGTCGACACCGATGCTGTCGGCAATATCACCGGAACGTGGCTGCCCGAGGGGTGCGATCCCGAGGCTCCACCGGTTGCTGTTGGGAGTCACCTCGACTCCGTTCCGAACGGTGGCATCTTCGACGGCCCACTCGGAGTCTACGCGGCTCTCGAAGCCGTCCGGGCGCTCCAAGACGCCGACGTATCCACGACAAGACCGATCCAAGTCGTCTGTTTTACTGGTGAGGAGGGGACACGATTCGCTGACGGGGTGCTCGGATCGTCGGTTGCCGCTGGCCTGCTTGACATCGCCACGGCGCTCGAACTGTCGGACGGCACGGAGACGCTTCGTGAGGCGTTGGAGGATATCGGCTTCCACGGCGAGGGACGTCTCGACGCGACCGACTGGCACGCATGGCTGGAACTCCACGTCGAACAGAGCCAGCGGCTCGAACAGTTGGACGTTTCGGCTGGGGTCGTGACGACAATTAACGGGACTACGAGGCTCCACGGGACCATCGAAGGGACGCCAGAACACACCGGATCAACGTCGATGGCGGATCGAACGGACGCGCTTGCGGCCGCCAGTGAGTTTGTTCTCGCGGTCGAACAGGCGGCACAGGCTGCCGCTGAAACGGACCCAACGGCCGTCGCAACTGTCGGCGAACTCTCCGTTGATCCGGGTGCGGTCAACGTCGTCCCGGGCCAAGTCGAATTCAGCGTCGACATCCGTGCTGTCAATCAATCAGTGATCGATCGACTCGTCGACCGTGCCGAGTCGAAACTCGAAGCTCTCGAAGCCGACCGCGGCGTCGAGACAACGCTCGACTGCTCGTACGACGTGTCGCCCGCCGATATGGCACCAAGTTGTCGTGCTGCGTTACACGACGCAGGGGATGCTTTGGGTATCGAAACTGTCGACGTTCATTCGGGGGCAGGACATGATACAATGCAGATCGCCACCGCGACCGACGCAGGCTTGTTGTTTGCTCCATCTCGGGGTGGACATTCACACAACCCCCTCGAATGGACCGACTGGTGGGACTGTGCTGCTGCGACCGAAGTACTCACAGAAGCACTCTACTCACTCGCTACCAACGGTGCTGACACATGA
- the uraH gene encoding hydroxyisourate hydrolase — protein MSAELTTHVLDTGREGPAEGVEVTLQRLDGDGPAETIAQGTTNDDGRLNEPLLTESQMEAGTYQLLFDVGAYYRQGPSGSTFLETVPVRFVIDDANDHYHVPLLLSPGGYTTYRGS, from the coding sequence ATGAGTGCCGAACTAACAACACACGTCCTCGACACGGGCCGAGAGGGCCCTGCTGAAGGTGTCGAGGTGACACTACAGCGACTGGACGGCGACGGACCAGCCGAGACGATCGCTCAGGGAACTACCAACGATGATGGTCGACTCAATGAGCCGCTGTTGACCGAATCCCAAATGGAGGCCGGCACATATCAACTGCTCTTCGATGTTGGAGCCTACTATCGACAGGGGCCCTCGGGGTCGACGTTCTTGGAGACAGTCCCGGTCCGATTTGTTATCGACGATGCCAACGACCACTATCACGTCCCGCTGTTGTTGTCTCCCGGCGGGTACACAACCTATCGAGGAAGCTGA
- the pucL gene encoding factor-independent urate hydroxylase, with translation MSESELSNADERTMNYGKEKVAVYRTYGTPLEDVRTIPESDFDGRNNILFGLELRMQVEGEEFLPSFSDGDNSMVVATDSMKNFVLHHAGEYDGATVEGFLHFVGSLFLETYSQVDAVQMSADELPFDEQPVPENDAFEASDLVFGVSHGESAFGELYLTRGDDGSAIENHRSGVTGIELVKVKDNSFVGYVDDEYTTLPERENRTLYVAMDIFWTYADSVDALGDDPQRYVPAEQVRDIVQTVFHELDVNSIQELIYQTGLRILERYPQLESVSFEANNRTWIKERDDLDGDGKVLREPPRPTGFQQFSMDRSDLDEEDTA, from the coding sequence ATGAGCGAAAGTGAACTGTCAAACGCTGACGAGCGGACGATGAACTACGGCAAAGAGAAAGTCGCCGTCTATCGGACGTACGGGACCCCATTGGAGGACGTTCGGACGATTCCGGAGTCTGATTTCGATGGCCGAAACAACATACTGTTCGGATTAGAACTCCGTATGCAGGTCGAAGGCGAGGAGTTCCTGCCGTCGTTCAGCGATGGCGACAACAGTATGGTCGTTGCAACGGACTCGATGAAGAACTTTGTACTCCACCACGCGGGAGAGTACGACGGTGCGACAGTCGAGGGCTTCCTCCACTTCGTGGGGTCGCTGTTTCTGGAGACCTACTCGCAGGTGGATGCTGTACAGATGTCTGCCGACGAACTCCCCTTCGACGAGCAACCCGTTCCTGAAAACGATGCGTTCGAGGCCAGTGATCTCGTCTTCGGTGTCTCCCATGGCGAGTCGGCGTTCGGAGAACTCTATCTGACTCGGGGCGATGACGGATCAGCCATCGAGAACCATCGAAGCGGTGTCACCGGAATCGAACTCGTCAAAGTCAAAGATAATTCGTTCGTCGGCTACGTCGACGACGAGTATACGACCCTTCCAGAACGAGAGAATCGAACGCTCTACGTCGCGATGGATATCTTCTGGACATACGCCGATTCGGTCGACGCGCTCGGAGACGACCCACAGCGCTACGTTCCTGCCGAGCAGGTACGCGATATTGTACAGACCGTCTTCCACGAACTCGACGTAAACTCGATTCAAGAGCTGATCTATCAGACCGGGCTTCGGATTCTCGAACGCTACCCTCAACTCGAATCGGTCAGCTTTGAGGCGAACAATCGAACATGGATCAAAGAGCGCGACGATCTGGACGGGGACGGGAAGGTGCTGCGAGAACCGCCGCGACCGACCGGCTTCCAGCAGTTCTCGATGGACCGTAGCGACCTCGACGAGGAGGACACAGCATGA
- the uraD gene encoding 2-oxo-4-hydroxy-4-carboxy-5-ureidoimidazoline decarboxylase, translated as MAELTVQALNGMDKTSFVDTLESVYETSPWVAERAASDRPFDSIEAVHESMRQAVQNASHDNQLELLQAHPDLGEQTEMTDASREEQASAGLDQLSREQYEAFQRLNETYRDTFGFPFIMAVKGASPDVIQATMEDRVDNSESKEFQTALDEVHEIARLRLDELLTS; from the coding sequence ATGGCTGAACTCACAGTCCAAGCCCTCAATGGGATGGACAAGACATCATTCGTCGATACCCTAGAAAGTGTATATGAAACATCTCCTTGGGTAGCCGAGCGAGCCGCTTCGGACCGACCGTTCGACTCTATCGAGGCCGTCCACGAGAGCATGAGACAGGCTGTACAGAACGCCTCACACGACAACCAGCTCGAACTGTTACAGGCCCACCCTGACCTCGGAGAGCAAACCGAAATGACCGACGCCTCGCGCGAGGAGCAGGCCTCGGCTGGCCTTGACCAACTCTCCCGAGAGCAGTACGAGGCGTTTCAGCGGCTGAACGAAACATACCGTGACACCTTCGGCTTCCCGTTCATCATGGCGGTGAAAGGTGCGTCTCCGGATGTGATTCAAGCGACAATGGAGGACCGAGTCGACAATTCGGAGTCCAAAGAGTTCCAGACAGCCTTAGACGAAGTACACGAGATCGCACGGTTGCGGCTCGACGAACTACTGACATCGTAA